From the genome of Sphingobacteriales bacterium:
TCCAGCTAAAAAACGACCCGCATGGCTTAAAAAGTATGCGCAAGTGGCGGTTGACGAATTGCCACAGTTTTGCTGTGAATGTGTTGCGCGGCGATATGTCTTTGTGGGGTCCCCGCCCCGAACGCAAATTTCCATATAGACCAAATCATACAACAGGCCCCCGAATACCGCCATCTCCAAAAAGTGCAGCCCGCGACATACTGCGGTATGGTACAACTGGATATGCCGAAAATGTGAACAAATGGTAGAGCAGATGAAATACGATTTGATTTTACATTGAAACATAGTCGCTCATCAACGATTTTAAAGTGATGATTTATACAGTGTTGATTTTTATTGCAGGGCAAAGGAAAATAGAAGAGGAATTTATACTTCAACCTTAGCCTTTAAAAAATCAAATGTCTGTGTAGGCGCAGCCCAATCTGTTGCCAATCCCTTTTCTATTACTTCACAAATAGTGTTCAATTCATCATCACTGATACAATAAGACGGCATTATATACAGCACATTGCCCAAAGGACGCAATAATACACCGTGCTGCAAACAGAAATCGTACATGCAATCGCGCAGGGAATGATGATAATGAGCCGCTTCGCCTGCATTGATTTCTACGGCGATAATAGTACCTTGCTGCCGCAAATCGCGTATTTTATCTTTGTATCGCTCCAAAATACGCTGCCCGAATTGGCGGTGCTGTGCTGCAATATGCGCTCGGGCTTGTGTACAATTTTCTTCCAGCAACAAATCCAAACTCGTTAATGCAGCCCCACACGCCACCGGATTACGGTATAGGAATGTCCGTGATAAAAAGTGTGCAAAGGAGAATCCGAATAAAAGCATCGTAAAATATGTTGTTGGCAGGTGCGATGCCAAAGCCATTGTACCGCCCGTAAGCCCTTTGGAGAAGCACATTATATCGGGGCGAGTGCTGGTTTTTTATTTGTTGTGAAGCAAATAAAGTATCGGTTCTGCCAAATCCCGTCATCACTTCATCGGCAATGGTGAGTACACCGTGCTGTTTGGCAATGCCCAGCAATTCCGCCAAAGCCCTCGGGACTGTGCATACACATACCGCCTGCGCCCTGCACCAAAGGCTCGTAAAAAAGCCGCCGTTTGTCCGTTGCACAGCTGTCGCATAACTGCGATACTTTGCTCTCCAAATTCCCTGCTTCGGGCGGCGGCACAAAATGTACTTCAAACAAAAATCGTGAAAAGCTCGATTGAAAATATTACGCTCGCCCACCGCCATCGCTCCAAATGTATCGCCGTGATAGGCATTTTGCAGGCGATGATATGGCGGCGTTCGCTTTATCGCCATTACTCCAATATTGCAAAGCCATTTTCAGAGCCACCTCCACCGCCGTAGAGCCATTGTCGGAAAAAAACACTTTTTGTTGCTGTAATTGCACGGTTTCCAAGAGGCGGTGTGCCAGAGTTTCGGCAGCGGGGTGCGTAAAATCGGCAAAAATAACATGTTCCAGTGTATGCAGTTGTTCGCTCACCTGCTCGGCGATATACGGGTGTGCGTGTCCGTGCAAATTTACCCACCAGCTTGCAACGGCATCAATATAGGTTTTGCCATCGGCAGCATACAAGAGGGCACCTTTTCCGCTACGATGGTAACGGGAATACGCGCATTTTTTTGTTTGGAAAAAGGATGCCAAACAGGAGTAGTCGTCATCATTGCGGCAATTTTATGAGTTGTAATTGTTCTTTAAAAAGCATAAAATTTTTCAAAACCTGTGTTTTTTATCAAAAAAATACAACTTTAGAAACCGATGTATGAAAATATTACTTTAAAAATTCGTAATTTCTTCATCAAAAGGCTCTACGCGCGAAGCAAAAAGAAGCGACTAAGTATCCGTTTTCGTCTATTAAAAATTTATGAAAATTCCACATTACAGAAGCGTCCATCACGCCGTTTTGCGACTGTTGGGTGAGCCACTGATAAATAGGGTGTGTCTTTTTTAATAGAGATTTTTTCGGTAAGCGGAAAAGTAACGCCGAAATTTTTGCTGCAAAATTGTTGTATTTCAGTGGCAGTGCCCGGCTCTTGCCCGCCAAAATCGTTGCAGGGAAAACCGATAATAACAAGGCGGTCTTTATATTGCTGATACAATTCCTCTAACTGGGCGTATTGTTTGGTATAGCCGCACTCGGAGGCTACATTGACGAGCAATATTTTTTTACCTTTAAAATTCGCCATATCCAGAGGCTTGACATCTATGCCCTTAATGCTGAAATTGTGAAGAGAGGGGGCTTGTTGTGGTGGGTTTTCCATGTTTTTTTGTGTATGAGAAGTAGAAGAAGCTGCAGCAAGCGGAGCGACCTTGACACGTTGTTGGCAGGCAGCCAATCCGAAAAGCAAAGAAATTCCTATAAAACTGCTGATTTTTTTCACCAAGGAATACATGTGTTTTTTTTTAAATTTAGTTTTATAACAAAGTGACAAATAAAAGGTTTGATAGTAAAACAAAATATTTGGCAATATAATCAAGTTTTTATTGGCTCAAAAACGATGGCTTTGTCTATCTTTGTGCTTTCTTTGCTCGTGTTATATTTTGATATTGCAAGCATTTTTTTACATTATATAATATAAATTTTATTTGTTCTGCAATCAAAAAAAGTTTATATTTTACTCTACTATCATCGTATCAATGGATATTAAGGCTCGTTTGATAAATTTAGCAAAAAACTGGTTACCGTATATATTATTAGCTTTGTTTTTGGTGTTTTATGCCATAAAAACAGAAAGTTGGTTTATGATGGTGCCAACAGGTATTGGTTTTTTGGGAATGGTTATTTCGTATTTTTTTCCTTTGCACCATTTGGATAGTCGTCCGCATCGGATATTTACCGCACTGTTTTTAGTTACATCTTTGTATTGTGCCGTATTAGCTGCTTTTCCCAAACTCAACAATAATATCAATATTTATATATCATCTTCTGCCTTCGGTTTGTGGGTATGGGCTTTTACGCTGATGTTGCAGCCTTATTATTTCAATACTTTTGATATAAAAAATCATACACTTTCGGTCGGAAAATTATCTATACCGGCGGCACTCAAAGCACCGCATGCAATATGTATGGCTTTTTCTGCTGTTTGTGCTTGGCTTGGCTTGGCGATGGTATGGTATTTACAACAACGACCCCACCTTTGACGAAAATTTTCATTTATACGCTGCCAAAGATTTGCAGCGCGGTGTGCCTTCGGATTATACACGGGCGTGGTTGGTTAATCACAGCATATCGTGGCTGTATGTATATTTTAATCCCCAAACTTACCATGAGCATGTATATGTAGCCAAAATACCGGGTATTATATTGAGCAGCCTCGCTATTTTTCCGGTTTATTTTTTGGGGCGTTTACTTTCGCCGGCGGCAGGTTTGATGGCGGCTTTTCTGTGGGTGGTGTCGCCTTGGGGCGTGGGTACTTCGCGCGTTATTCGGGAATATGCCTTTTATCCTGTGTTCATCACTTTGGAAATTTATCTGACCTATATTTTGATGCAGGTGGCTTTTTTTGAAAAAGAAAATATCGCTGTGGGGTATTATCGCTATTATTTTGTATTTATTGTTTTTATCTTGGTATATTTTTAATATAGACCCTTCTTCTACCATCAAAATCGGTTTGGTATTTCCGATTATTGCTGCTGTATCTTTTTATTCTGGTGTATGCCGATATTATCATATTAATCAGAAAATCAACTGGAACAGAATTTTATACAGCCTCATTCCTGTTACTATTGCAACTTGGATATTGTACAAACTTTTAGATAAAAAATCCGTGCTTTCAGCTTTACCAACCCCTACGAAAACATAGATTGGTTTAATACATTTCTGTTTCCGAGTCGTTTGGTAGAGCATTGGTGGGGCGACAGCAATTTTATTTATTTGGTTTTAATGGTAATTTTTGCCGGTATGTCGTGGGCAATGCTGCGCCGCAACCGTTGGTTTTATATTGTATTGGTAAGTTTTATGCTCACAGTTGTAGCTTACTATTGGTTCTTTTTCCGTTTATTCCAAATCCGCTATATCTATTACGCACTTCCGTTATTTTGTGTAGTATTTGCGTATGGTTTAATAGCAACAATCAATGTTCAACGCCTTTGTACACGCTTTCCGCTGCGCCCAATAGTGATGGTTACTTCTTTGGTATTGGGTTATTTTATTTTTAATCCTATTTATTTTACAGAAACCTTAGAAACCTACGATCCCAAATACAACCGCTTTTTTTTCATCTACCAAATTGGTACATTTCAAAAAGGACAATGTGGAGGTTTTTAGCCAGATTAGAAGATTCCACTTTACAAAATTCGGGCTTTGTTATTTCCAATGTCTATAAAGATGTTTTAAAATAAATCACAATATTCCGTCTGCCAAATTGGGTATTTTTTTCCAAAATTCGGCGGGGCGTTATAAGGAGATGTGGAAAAACCTGATACGGTTCGACGAGGGTTTTATTATTTTTGACAGCGAAATAAAAGATAAAAAAATGGGTTTGCCGACTTCGCGTGCCTTTACCTTTTTAGATTGGACAATTACCTTAGAAAAAAACTATCCCGATTGCATTATTTACCGTTGGCGGCGTTACGACCCCTTCTTAGATGCTAAACTACCCCGTTTTGAAGCCGACAAAAACGGCAACACGAGCTTTAACGAAACTGAAGGAGAGTCCACCATTTTGTTTCCGTCCCAACATCACAGTTGATTTATCCAAACCTTTTTCGTTGGCTTTTTGGACACACTCCTTCACCGAATTTCCGGGTTCTCCCTACTCCTTGGGCAACAGAAAAAATGAAGGTATTTTGGTAGAGTCGCGCGGCGATACCGAAGAGGCTTCTTTGCGTTTTCGCTACGATATAGCCGGCGACAATGCCTATGTAAGCAGTGGTCTTATTAACGATGGCAACTGGCATCATATCGCATTTTACCAAAAAGGCGGCAAAGTGGGTGATGAATACGGAATATATGTAGATGGTAAAAAAGTAGATACCAAAAAAGTTCCGCGCGAAAAAAACAGCCGTGTGGAGTTCATTATTCTGAATTTTATTGGCGAAACAGACGACACCCGTATCTATAATTTTGCATTAGATGATGCACAGGTGGCAGCCCTTTACAACAAGGGCACACTTACCACTGAAGTATTTTTGGAAGCCAACGGCAAAAAATTCGGACCGCTGCATCATTACCTGAAAAAATAAGGTATGAATATACTGTTTTTAAATTATGAATTTCCGCCTTTGGGCGGAGGCGCAAGTCCTATCAGCTACGACATTGCCCGCCACTACGCCGCTTTGGGTCATGGTGTCGCGGTAGTTACGATGGCTTTTGAGGGGCTGCCCGCCTATGAAGTGCGCGAAGGATTACATATTTATCGCATCGCCGCCGGTCGCCGAAAAAAAGAGATGTGCAGCCCCGATGAAATGTTGCGCTACCTCTGGAATGCAAAGGTTTTTTTAAAAAATCATCTGCAAAAAAATCACTACGAAGTTACGCATGTACATTTTGCTGTTCCGACAGGTATATTGGCGCGTTGGGTAAAAAAAAACTACAATATTCCCTACATTCTCACCAGTCACGGCAGCGATATTCCACACTATAATCAAGACCGTTTTACATTTCTGCACCGTTTTACGAAGCCTTTGCTGCGTGCGGTTGCCAATGGGTCTGCCGGAAATTTTGCGGGTTCTGCCTATCTCGCCCAATTAGCCAATCAACAATTGCAGCCGCATATTCCCTATCAGGTTATCCGCGAAGGTTTTGATGCCGCTACTTTTGTTCCTTTGCCCAAAAAGCAAATACTGCTGTCCAGTGGTCGCCTCCTGCCGCGCAAGGGATTTCGCAACCTCATCGCTGCCGTTGCCGCCGAAACGTTCCCTTTTGAGTTGCATATTTGCGGCGATGGACCCGACCGCCCACATTTGGAACAATTGGCGGCTCATTCGGCTACACCTGTTGTGTTTCACGGCTGGCTCAACAACGAAAGTCCGCAATACCGCACTTTATTGGGCGAAGCGGCGATATATTCGCTTATTTCTTCCAAAGAAAATGCCAGCAAAGCCTTGTTGGAGGCGATGTCGGCAGGCTGTGCCGTGCTCACTTCCAATGTATCGGGCTGCCCCGAAACGGTGGGCGATAGCGGTATAGTGCTGCCGCCCGATGATATAGCTGCCTTGCAAAATGCTTTGCGC
Proteins encoded in this window:
- a CDS encoding glycosyltransferase family 4 protein, coding for MNILFLNYEFPPLGGGASPISYDIARHYAALGHGVAVVTMAFEGLPAYEVREGLHIYRIAAGRRKKEMCSPDEMLRYLWNAKVFLKNHLQKNHYEVTHVHFAVPTGILARWVKKNYNIPYILTSHGSDIPHYNQDRFTFLHRFTKPLLRAVANGSAGNFAGSAYLAQLANQQLQPHIPYQVIREGFDAATFVPLPKKQILLSSGRLLPRKGFRNLIAAVAAETFPFELHICGDGPDRPHLEQLAAHSATPVVFHGWLNNESPQYRTLLGEAAIYSLISSKENASKALLEAMSAGCAVLTSNVSGCPETVGDSGIVLPPDDIAALQNALRNLAQHPTLQQQLGSAARRRVLEHYDWNKTIPQYIAALETAAHSVQVLK
- a CDS encoding sugar transferase, translating into MKGNILYYQERVGKYGKPFYIIKFALCTKMPKAEARTFQLKNDPHGLKSMRKWRLTNCHSFAVNVLRGDMSLWGPRPERKFPYRPNHTTGPRIPPSPKSAARDILRYGTTGYAENVNKW